A genome region from Carassius carassius chromosome 23, fCarCar2.1, whole genome shotgun sequence includes the following:
- the LOC132101483 gene encoding uncharacterized protein LOC132101483, translating to MPQGKRALVPVNTRRRVKADEDYFPFNSLPVECQLHVLSFLSEVDKCNSALVCASWSCLVRSWKLWRVADYSRRGVFHLGQEGLLVSNREFERWKAWVHHYTHHLISRGASLLTLKASFDLGDQCNKWGELLSHLLENVHCRDLSHLDLNWTFTLLEPLDLRVHTSSSSHQDNITKMDQINNFQVLLARLVHSCPRIAKMRLHFDWSETSVALITQFQQLRILELKYFWVFKGVSPNTLQTLTKSLPNLKSLTLHVLVPLRNLGISYTLESLSLEFLDVSPSRGLVFSCLNLPALRELRAKKINRGITLDRRTRLQIQSRWPCLYQVLREGTPKLQALNNERLLPNWKEQSYRELTSILQQSCYCLQHLDSWLW from the coding sequence ATGCCTCAAGGGAAGAGAGCACTTGTTCCTGTTAATACAAGGAGAAGGGTTAAAGCTGATGAAGATTACTTCCCTTTCAACTCCCTGCCGGTGGAATGTCAGCTCCATGTGCTCTCATTCCTCAGTGAGGTAGACAAATGCAACTCTGCCCTTGTGTGTGCGAGCTGGAGCTGCTTAGTGCGCTCTTGGAAGCTCTGGAGGGTTGCAGACTATTCCCGCCGTGGGGTTTTTCATCTTGGCCAGGAGGGTCTGCTCGTTTCCAACAGAGAGTTTGAGCGCTGGAAGGCTTGGGTTCACCATTACACCCATCATCTTATATCCCGTGGGGCTAGTTTGCTCACTCTGAAGGCCAGTTTTGATCTAGGAGACCAGTGCAATAAATGGGGAGAGCTCCTGTCGCACCTTCTAGAGAACGTGCATTGCCGGGATCTTAGTCATTTAGACTTGAACTGGACATTTACGCTGCTTGAACCTCTTGACCTTCGTGTCCACACCAGTTCTAGTTCCCATCAAGACAATATTACCAAGATGGACCAGATTAATAACTTTCAGGTTCTCCTGGCCAGACTCGTCCACAGCTGTCCCAGGATTGCCAAAATGCGCCTGCACTTTGACTGGTCCGAAACATCAGTTGCACTTATCACTCAGTTTCAACAACTCCGTATCTTAGAATTGAAGTACTTTTGGGTATTCAAAGGGGTCAGTCCGAACACTTTACAGACGCTGACGAAATCCCTGCCTAATCTAAAATCCCTCACGCTCCATGTTCTTGTTCCACTGCGAAATCTAGGCATCTCATACACCCTTGAATCCCTTTCGCTCGAGTTCCTAGATGTGTCACCCAGTCGAGGTCTGGTCTTCTCCTGCCTCAACCTCCCAGCACTGCGAGAGCTGCGGGCAAAAAAGATAAATCGGGGCATTACTCTGGACCGCCGGACTCGACTACAGATACAGAGCCGATGGCCCTGCTTGTATCAGGTCTTACGTGAAGGGACGCCCAAACTTCAGGCCCTTAACAATGAAAGACTCCTTCCCAACTGGAAAGAGCAAAGTTACCGAGAGCTGACGTCTATCCTCCAGCAGTCTTGCTATTGTCTTCAGCATTTAGACAGTTGGCTCTGGTGA
- the LOC132101485 gene encoding arpin-like, which yields MSRIYDNNALLNKPVHNEKFSSTWDPLVHQSGHGVILEGAVLDTSRHVITDMNNRKERYNVLYIKPSRIHLRKYDSKGNEIEPNFSDTRKVNTGYLMSSFKVEAKGETDCLNERQLSDIVNKDQLVKVTAKYCPSQAFAFWISEAEMDRTELESGQEIRLKTKGDGPFIFSFAKLDGGTVTKCNFAGDENAGASWTEKIMANKADQENAGKSGGQGEGADDEEWDD from the exons ATGAGTCGCATTTATGACAACAACGCTTTATTAAACAAACCTGTCCATAATGAGAAATTCTCCTCCACATGGGATCCATTAGTTCACCAGAG TGGTCATGGTGTCATTTTAGAGGGGGCGGTTTTGGATACGTCACGCCACGTCATAACAGATATGAACAACAGAAAG GAGCGCTACAATGTTTTGTACATCAAACCAAGCAGAATCCATCTGAGAAAATATGATTCGAAAGGAAATGAGATTGAACCTAACTTCAGTGATACCAGGAAGGTCAACACAGGATATCTGATGTCATCCTTCA AAGTGGAGGCTAAGGGTGAAACAGATTGTCTAAATGAGCGCCAACTGAGTGACATCGTGAATAAGGATCAGCTGGTTAAAGTAACAGCAAAATATTGTCCTAGTCAGGCCTTTGCATTCTGGATCTCAGAAGCAGAGATGGACAGAACAGAGCTTGAGTCAGGCCAAGAAATCCGTCTTAAAACGAAAGGAGACGGGCCCTTTATTT TTTCCTTTGCCAAACTGGACGGTGGTACAGTGACGAAATGCAACTTTGCAGGAGATGAGAATGCTGGAGCATCGTGGACCGAGAAAATAATGGCTAACAAAGCAGATCAGGAAAATGCAGGGAAGAGTGGCGGTCAGGGCGAGGGAGCAGACGATGAAGAATGG GATGACTGA
- the LOC132101484 gene encoding aminopeptidase N-like, protein MAKAMGMSKILAVGVGILTVSSVCGLVMMAVVYKIQIDKFPPVSPPPPIRPTVIPTDPPSNLRLPDSVIPESYKVVIQPYLYSAITNNYTNQSFAFTGESTVRVKCMTRSKTIFLHAQDLNVTTVEVTKSDSDEKLTVNRYKIHQNESNFFEIQLEDIMLGNGTYYDIFTKFEGELFDGLEGFYVSRYTENVKAKEEEKEEDEYKERCLATSLLQPTNARKVFPCFDEPALKAVFQINVIHRPDTIALSNEKGDAKKTEIDGEEWVETTFEETPIMSTYSLALTVSEFESKMRSSVTNIHIHARREAFSADRADYALEVTAKILDHYQITFGSKYPLKKIDQIALPDISVRATENWGLISYPESGLLYDKSTASTFDQERVATLIAHGLAHQWFGNLVTMRWWNDLWLNGGLARYMSYIGVEAVGWNFRDLIVLRETQTAFQVDSLNSSHPLSSQENDIQTFSEITELFDSITYSKGAAVLRMLAKFMTEEAFMKGIKNYLAKFEYQNTVYKDLLECLQKETKEDVEGFMSTWIEQVGYPVITIITQTGETTQEHFLLKQTQGHDIAWQVHIRHMTDRDSEKKPVTLKVKGPVKLPSFQLQDRDEWLLANIDCTGYFRVNYDEENWNNLRIQLERNHHIIPIINRGQLIDDAFNIARAHRLNISIALNLTKYLVNETEYIPWESALKNLDHLVLMFDRSEVYGPITKYLRKLITRLYEHFEEYTINGMVPEKHTDQYNQVNAISVACSNGLAICTKMARSLFENNKNESNEFRMHPNLKKEIYCSVIANGDEDDWEFAWEEYQKATVAAEKDKLRYALSCTKEIWLLNRYLQYTLEPSKIRKMDMVSTINYIAKNVAGQPLAWDFIRGHWSYITQEYGAGVVSLGSLLDAVTKRFSTDVELEELKQLQREQEEKKQGIAARALEQAIERTEANIMWVKENKQIVKDWFVGEL, encoded by the exons ATGGCCAAAGCAATGGGCATGTCCAAGATCTTGGCTGTCGGCGTTGGGATCCTCACAGTTTCTTCTGTTTGTGGTTTAGTGATGATGGCTGTGGTGTACAAAATTCAAATAGATAAATTCCCTCCGGTGAGTCCACCACCTCCAATTAGACCTACAGTTATCCCAACAGATCCTCCATCGAATCTCAGACTTCCTGACAGTGTGATTCCTGAGAGCTACAAAGTCGTCATTCAACCGTACCTTTACTCAGCGATAACGAATAACTATACAAACCAATCCTTTGCTTTCACGGGAGAGTCAACTGTTAGAGTAAAGTGTATGACACGCTCCAAGACCATCTTTCTTCATGCTCAGGACCTAAATGTGACGACCGTAGAAGTGACAAAATCGGATTCAGACGAGAAATTAACAGTGAATCGATATAAAATTCATCAGAATGAAAGTAATTTCTTTGAGATCCAACTCGAGGACATAATGTTGGGAAATGGGACCTACTATGATATTTTCACCAAATTCGAAGGGGAACTTTTTGACGGCTTGGAAGGGTTTTATGTGAGCCGGTACACAGAGAATGTAAAAGCcaaggaagaggagaaggaggaagaTGAGTATAAAGAGAG ATGCCTCGCCACCAGTCTGCTGCAACCCACAAATGCCAGGAAAGTGTTTCCGTGCTTTGATGAGCCAGCGCTGAAGGCTGTGTTTCAAATTAATGTGATCCACAGACCTGACACTATTGCCCTGTCCAATGAAAAAGGAG aTGCAAAAAAGACAGAAATAGATGGAGAAGAATGGGTTGAGACTACATTTGAAGAGACCCCCATCATGTCAACTTATTCATTGGCCCTCACTGTATCTGAATTTGAATCTAAAATGAGGTCTTCCGTGACAAACATACAT ATACATGCTCGGAGAGAAGCTTTTTCTGCTGACCGTGCTGATTACGCACTTGAAGTTACAGCGAAGATTCTGGATCACTATCAGATTACATTTGGATCAAAATACCCACTAAAAAAAATAG ACCAGATCGCTTTACCAGACATCAGTGTTAGAGCAACGGAAAACTGGGGTTTAATTTCATATCCGGAGTCAGGTCTGCTGTATGATAAATCTACAGCATCGACCTTTGATCAAGAACGGGTGGCCACCCTGATTGCTCATGGATTAGCACATCAG TGGTTTGGAAACCTTGTTACCATGCGCTGGTGGAATGACTTATGGCTGAATGGAGGATTAGCGAGATACATGTCTTACATTGGAGTGGAAGCTGTTGGCTGGAACTTT AGAGATCTAATTGTTCTCAGAGAAACCCAGACTGCCTTTCAAGTGGATTCCTTAAACTCTTCCCATCCTCTCAGCTCTCAGGAAAATGATATTCAAACTTTCTCTGAGATCACAGAACTTTTTGATTCCATCACCTACAGCAAG GGTGCTGCTGTTTTGAGAATGCTGGCCAAATTCATGACCGAAGAAGCATTTATGAAAGGAATCAAG AATTATCTTGCCAAGTTCGAGTACCAGAACACTGTGTACAAGGATCTTTTGGAATGCTTGCAAAAG GAGACAAAAGAAGATGTGGAAGGCTTCATGAGCACATGGATTGAGCAAGTGGGATATCCAGTAATCACCATTATTACCCAGACAGGGGAGACTACTCAAGAACACTTTTTACTAAAGCAAACACAGGGTCATGA TATTGCATGGCAAGTTCATATCAGACACATGACGGACAGAGATTCTGAAAAGAAACCCGTAACACTGAAAGTAAAAGGTCCAG TCAAATTGCCATCCTTCCAACTTCAAGACAGAGATGAGTGGCTTCTTGCAAACATCGACTGCACTGGCTATTTCCGCGTTAACTACGATGAAGAAAACTGGAATAACCTTCGTATCCAACTTGAAAGAAATCATCAT ATCATTCCAATCATCAACCGAGGGCAACTTATTGATGACGCTTTTAATATAGCAAG GGCTCATCGCCTCAACATATCTATTGCACTAAACCTAACCAAGTACCTAGTAAATGAAACTGAATATATTCCATGGGAGTCAGCACTGAAAAACCTGGATCATTTAGTCCTCATGTTTGATCGCTCTGAGGTCTACGGTCCAATAACG AAATACCTACGGAAACTAATCACACGACTATATGAACACTTTGAGGAGTACACAATAAACGGAATGGTTCCTGAGAAACACACTGACCA GTATAACCAGGTAAATGCTATTTCAGTAGCCTGCAGCAATGGCCTTGCTATTTGCACAAAAATGGCTAGAAGTCTATtcgaaaataataaaaatgagagCAATGA ATTTAGAATGCATCCGAATTTGAAGAAAGAGATCTACTGCAGTGTAATAGCTAATGGTGATGAGGATGATTGGGAATTTGCTTGGGAAGAATACCAAAAAGCCACGGTCGCTGCCGAGAAAGACAAACTAAGATACGCCTTATCATGCACCAAAGAAATCTGGCTGCTAAACAG ATATCTCCAGTACACTCTTGAACCTTCAAAGATAAGAAAGATGGATATGGTCTCTACCATAAACTACATTGCCAAAAACGTCGCCGGCCAGCCTCTGGCTTGGGATTTCATCCGTGGGCACTGGTCCTACATCACCCAAGA GTATGGAGCGGGAGTCGTTTCTTTAGGCAGTCTGTTAGATGCTGTTACAAAAAGGTTCTCCACGGACGTCGAACTTGAAGAG CTGAAGCAGCTTCAGAGGGAGCAGGAGGAGAAAAAACAGGGAATTGCAGCTCGAGCTTTGGAGCAGGCCATTGAGAGGACAGAGGCCAATATTATGTGGGTGAAAGAAAATAAGCAGATTGTTAAGGACTGGTTCGTCGGAGAGCTTTAG